One Ricinus communis isolate WT05 ecotype wild-type chromosome 1, ASM1957865v1, whole genome shotgun sequence DNA window includes the following coding sequences:
- the LOC8258484 gene encoding probable fructokinase-6, chloroplastic isoform X2, with translation MNRPGSEKNSPIVCFGEMLIDFVPNASGVSLADAPGFKKAPGGAPANVAVGIARLGGHAAFIGKVGEDEFGCMLADILKQNNVDNSGMRFDSHARTALAFVTLRADGEREFMFYRNPSADMLLQETELDQDLIKKASVFHYGSISLIHEPCKSAHLAAMEIAKKAGCILSYDPNLRLPLWPSAEAAREGIMSVWKQADIIKVSEEEIEFLTEGSNPFDDKLVLEKLFHPNLKLLLVTEGSEGCRYYTQAFNGKVAGVKVDAVDTTGAGDAFVGGILSKLASDMNLYKDEKKLSEALLFANACGAITVTERGAIPALPTKEAVLEFLHKRTA, from the exons ATGAATAGACCAGGATCCGAGAAGAATTCACCAATTGTCTGCTTTGGGGAGATGTTGATCGACTTTGTGCCAAATGCTTCTGGAGTTTCTCTTGCAGATGCACCTGGTTTTAAGAAAGCTCCTGGTGGAGCTCCTGCTAATGTTGCTGTTGGGATTGCAAGATTAGGAGGGCATGCAGCTTTTATTGGCAAG GTAGGGGAAGACGAATTTGGATGCATGCTGGCTGATATTCTGAAGCAAAATAATGTCGACAACTCTGGCATGCGCTTCGACTCACATGCAAGGACAGCACTAGCATTTGTAACCCTGAGAGCTGACGGTGAACGTGAATTCATGTTTTACCGTAATCCTAGTGCTGATATGCTACTTCAGGAAACAGAGCTTGATCAAGACCTAATTAAGAAG GCAAGTGTATTTCACTATGGATCAATAAGTTTGATTCACGAGCCTTGTAAATCTGCCCATCTTGCTGCCATGGAGATTGCCAAGAAGGCTGGTTGTATCCTCTCCTACGATCCAAATTTGAGACTGCCGCTGTGGCCATCAGCAGAAGCTGCTCGTGAAGGCATTATGAGCGTATGGAAACAAGCTGACATTATTAAG GTAAGTGAGGaagaaattgaattcttgACTGAAGGCAGTAATCCATTTGATGATAAATTGGTGTTGGAGAAGCTTTTCCACCCCAATCTTAAGCTCTTACTTGTCACTGAAGGCTCAGAGGGATGTCGATATTATACACAG GCATTCAACGGTAAAGTTGCTGGTGTTAAAGTTGACGCAGTGGACACAACTGGTGCAGGAGATGCCTTCGTGGGTGGAATATTGAGTAAATTGGCCTCAGACATGAATCTGTATAAG GATGAGAAGAAGTTGAGCGAAGCTCTCCTGTTTGCAAATGCCTGCGGTGCTATCACAGTTACCGAAAGAGGAGCTATTCCTGCCTTGCCCACAAAAGAAGCAGTTCTTGAATTTTTACACAAAAGAACTGCTTGA